One part of the Malus sylvestris chromosome 2, drMalSylv7.2, whole genome shotgun sequence genome encodes these proteins:
- the LOC126601080 gene encoding uncharacterized protein LOC126601080, translated as MAEVEHINPFSLLDDGDFISVVDAKEEVAFLAVVKEEKRKNKEEEKKKKAAEKAQSASSAASIGSEKYNNYRGNGGQNYTRVNRGYYGRRRYYREGNGGYQERTQSQGGEEGQIENGGQNHRKGNGGYYGRRRYYKDGNGGSQEMSQSQGGEGGKVENAGQNYGRGNGGYNGQRRYFREGNGGYQQRSQSQGGGVAVNDGRQHYGRRNGGYYGGKRQYYRAVNGGQQGSNQSENVEVDEANVLGNGFDGECWQDYHARRNPNHHNHSVDDQQMVQGGGDDQQRVQGRFGGQRQGRGRWRDHSHQERRGYNNTENNQGNNNGEGLEKEKEKQQQEEGSEEQGNNSELHGIGANGSVSRKISDKKEKKPNINGSLRKKMKKNKDKIQGENTAAAPASVQEDKKITKEYTLKEYEEKALGAKKKDSEAANKSVDGDFERTEALVKEFDSMQVIGKKKLEEKMSVPEGQEKSAEVKKRKDGASMRKIKTQTFNINEFCRPKKGDKLEGNDSLKNGRTEGQRAQRDGRFEEHREQRDGRFEGPRGQQDGRFKGPHLLQQGGGFGNCSQRGGGKKPDASFEMKDDQFPALG; from the coding sequence ATGGCTGAGGTTGAACACATCAACCCTTTCAGTCTCTTGGATGACGGCGATTTCATCAGCGTCGTGGACGCGAAGGAGGAGGTTGCGTTTCTTGCGGTGGTGAAGGAGGAAAAGAGGAAGAAcaaagaggaggagaagaagaagaaggcagcGGAGAAAGCGCAATCTGCATCCAGTGCTGCTAGTATTGGTTCTGAGAAGTACAATAATTACAGAGGCAATGGAGGCCAGAATTACACGAGGGTTAATCGCGGCTATTATGGCCGGAGGCGGTATTACAGAGAGGGTAACGGCGGTTATCAAGAGAGGACTCAGAGCCAGGGAGGAGAAGAAGGACAGATTGAGAATGGTGGCCAAAATCATAGAAAGGGTAACGGAGGTTATTATGGTCGGAGGCGGTATTACAAGGATGGCAACGGCGGCTCCCAGGAGATGAGTCAGAGCCAGGGAGGAGAGGGAGGAAAAGTTGAGAATGCAGGCCAAAATTATGGTAGGGGTAACGGCGGTTACAATGGTCAGAGGCGGTATTTCAGAGAGGGTAACGGTGGTTATCAACAGAGAAGTCAGAGTCAGGGTGGAGGAGTGGCGGTTAATGATGGAAGGCAACACTATGGAAGGAGAAACGGTGGTTATTATGGTGGTAAAAGGCAGTATTACAGAGCGGTTAACGGAGGCCAACAGGGAAGTAATCAGAGTGAGAATGTGGAAGTTGATGAAGCTAATGTGCTTGGTAATGGTTTTGATGGTGAGTGTTGGCAAGATTATCACGCTCGGCGGAACCCTAATCATCATAATCACAGCGTTGATGATCAGCAGATGGTGCAGGGCGGCGGTGATGATCAGCAAAGGGTTCAAGGTAGGTTTGGAGGTCAGAGGCAGGGGCGAGGCAGATGGAGAGACCATAGTCATCAAGAAAGGAGAGGATACAACAATACCGAAAACAACCAGGGTAACAACAATGGTGAGGGGTTggaaaaggagaaggagaaacagCAACAAGAAGAGGGCAGTGAGGAGCAGGGGAATAATTCTGAATTGCATGGTATAGGGGCCAATGGAAGTGTCAGCAGAAAGATCTCTGACAAGAAGGAAAAGAAGCCGAATATCAATGGAAGTCTTCggaaaaagatgaagaagaacaAGGATAAGATCCAAGGCGAAAACACGGCTGCTGCTCCTGCAAGTGTTCAAGAGGATAAAAAGATTACCAAGGAGTACACTCTGAAAGAGTATGAGGAGAAGGCTCTTGGTGCCAAGAAGAAGGATTCGGAGGCTGCGAACAAAAGCGTCGATGGGGATTTTGAGAGGACTGAAGCTCTTGTTAAGGAGTTTGATTCAATGCAAGTTATTGGGAAGAAGAAATTGGAGGAGAAAATGTCTGTGCCCGAGGGCCAAGAAAAGTCTGCAGAAGTTAAGAAGAGGAAAGATGGTGCTTCCATGAGAAAGATCAAGACGCAGACTTTTAATATCAATGAGTTCTGCAGACCAAAGAAGGGTGATAAACTTGAAGGGAATGATTCACTGAAGAATGGTAGAACTGAAGGACAGCGTGCTCAGCGGGATGGAAGATTTGAAGAGCATCGTGAGCAGCGGGATGGTAGATTTGAAGGGCCTCGTGGGCAGCAGGATGGTAGATTTAAAGGGCCTCATCTGCTGCAGCAGGGTGGTGGATTTGGAAACTGCTCTCAGCGGGGAGGTGGGAAAAAACCTGATGCTTCATTCGAAATGAAGGATGATCAATTTCCAGCCTTGGGATAA